The Sphingomonas carotinifaciens genomic sequence AATACGAACACCAGCCGGCCGTTGATCGTCCCCGATCCGGTGACCACGCCGTCACCCGGCACCACCTGCTCGGTCATGCCGAAATCGGTGCAGTTATGCTCGACGAACATGTCGAGTTCCTCGAAACTGCCCTCGTCCAGCAGCACGTCCAGCCGCTCGCGTGCGGTCAGCTTGCCCTTGGCATGTTGCGCATCGATCCGCTTCTGCCCCCCACCCATGCGGGCGGCGGCGCGGCGGCGTTCCAATTCGGCGATCGTCGACGACATGGCCTCTCCTTGTTTGTCAGCCTCTCTGCCCTGCCTCCGATGCCAAATGCAAATGCCTGCGTCTTCAGTGGCTTTCATGCGTTCCCCCCGCGACCATCGCTAGGAGCGCCGTTTATGCCCGATTCGATCGATCGCCGCCTGATGCTGAAACTGGGCGGTGCCGCCGCCGGCATGGTGCTCGGCGCCCGCGGGGCCGATGCGCAGAAATATCCGCCGCCCAGCGATGTCGACCGCGGCCGCGTCGAAAACGGCAAGGTCACCTTTCCCGAATGGCGCAGCCAGGCCGACCCCAAGACGCCCCCACCCCCGGCCCCGCTTCCCCCCGAACAACGCGTCGGCTTCGCCATCGTCGCGCTCGGCCGCCTCAGCCTGGAGGAACTGCTGCCCGCGTTCGGCGAGTGCAAAAAGGCCAAGCTCGTCGCGCTCGTGTCGGGCAGTCCGGAGAAACTGCGCACCACCGCGCAGCAATACGGGATCGCGCCCGAAAACTGCTATGACTATGCCGGCTTCGACCGCATCCGCGACAATCCGGCGGTCCAAGTCGTCTACATCGTCCTGCCCAACGGCATGCACCGCGAATATGTCGAGCGCGCCGCGGCGGCCGGCAAGCATGTCCTGTGCGAAAAGCCGATGGCCACCAGTGCCGCCGACGCCCGCGCGATGGTGGAGGCGTGCAAGCGCGCCAATGTCCGCCTGATGATCGCCTACCGCATCCAGTACGAACCCTATAACCAGCGCGCGGCCCGCTTCGTGCAGGAGGGCACCTTCGGCCGCCTCGTCGGGGCGACGATGACCAATGTGCAGACCGTCGCCCCCGATGGCGAGAAGCAGTGGCGCCACAAGCGGGTACAGGCCGGCGGCGGCGCCCTGCCCGATATCGGCCTTTACTGCATCAACACCGCCCGCTTCCTGACCGGTGAGGAGCCCACGGAGGTCTATGCCGAACAGTTCAGCCCGCCCGGCGACCCGCGCTACGCGCAGGTGGAGGAGACCGTCGCCTGGACGATGCGCTTCCCCTCCAACTTCCTGGCGCAGTGCCTGACCAGCTACGGCGCGCGCGACGACAAGCACCAGCGGCTGAACTTCGCCACCGCCACCGTGGATATGCCCAACGCGTACAGATATCAGGGCCAGCAACTCTACGTCGCGCAGAACCAGGGCGACATGGACGAGCGGCAGCAGGTGATCCTGCCGCAAAAGAACCAGTTCGCCGAGGAGATCGACCACATGGCCGACTGCGTCCTGTCCAACCGCCAGCCGCGCACGCCCGGCGAGGAGGGCGTGCAGGACCATGTCATTATGGAAGCGATCTACGAAAGCGCGAAGACCGGCCGCCCCGTCAAGCTGAAGGCCTATGAGGGCAAGGACGTGTTCCGCGGCCCGCCCTTGCCGCCGGAGGGATAGGGGCGGCGTTCGCGGGACCGCAGGACACGCAAAATCTGTTTCATCCTCCTTTGAAGAACGACACGAGGTTGAACCATCTGCCCGTTCGTCTCCAGTAGACGTCGAGTAGCGGCAAAGCCGCGTATCGAGACGACGTATCGAGAGACAGGTTGGCACACGGAACGGTACCTCGATACGAACGGATAAGGATGACCTCACCGCGTCCCGCTACGCACAAAGCCGCAAGCATTGCCCCGATCGCGAACGGATCATTTCGCCCGCGATTCGGAACGGCAGGCGCGGCGGGGGGTTCACGTGGCATGCCTGCCCTCGCTATGCCGCCATCCATGGCCGAACTCGTGCCCCCCCCGCCCGCCCTGTCCACCACCGACAGCCTTTTCCTCGATTTCGACGGGACGCTGGTCGAACTGGCCGAGCGCCCCGATGCGGTGGTGGTCGCGCCGTCGCTGGTCGACATGCTCGATCGCCTCGCCGCCACCATGCCCGGCCGCGTCGCGATCGTCAGCGGCCGGTCGATCGCGCAGCTGGACGCGATGCTGGGCCCGCAGGCCCGGCACTTCGCG encodes the following:
- a CDS encoding Gfo/Idh/MocA family protein, whose amino-acid sequence is MPDSIDRRLMLKLGGAAAGMVLGARGADAQKYPPPSDVDRGRVENGKVTFPEWRSQADPKTPPPPAPLPPEQRVGFAIVALGRLSLEELLPAFGECKKAKLVALVSGSPEKLRTTAQQYGIAPENCYDYAGFDRIRDNPAVQVVYIVLPNGMHREYVERAAAAGKHVLCEKPMATSAADARAMVEACKRANVRLMIAYRIQYEPYNQRAARFVQEGTFGRLVGATMTNVQTVAPDGEKQWRHKRVQAGGGALPDIGLYCINTARFLTGEEPTEVYAEQFSPPGDPRYAQVEETVAWTMRFPSNFLAQCLTSYGARDDKHQRLNFATATVDMPNAYRYQGQQLYVAQNQGDMDERQQVILPQKNQFAEEIDHMADCVLSNRQPRTPGEEGVQDHVIMEAIYESAKTGRPVKLKAYEGKDVFRGPPLPPEG